The genomic DNA GATCAGGCGGTCCTTGTAGGACGCGTCGGCCGAGATCTTGGCGATGTTCGGCGCGTCGGCGTTCTGGACCAGGGTCAGCGCGTTCTTGTCGTTGCCGTTGCCGGCCATCAGACGGGTGGTCAGCGCCGGGTTGGTGATGCCCAGCTCGAACTCCCAGGAGTCCACGAACTGGTGGCGGATCGGGTCCGACTTCGGGTCCCAGTTGGGGTTCTTGACCAGCTTGAGGGACTTGTCCGGCTCGTGGCTCTCGATCTTGTAGGGGCCGATCGAGTCCGGCTTGACGTCGTACTTCTCCTTGGTGTCCTTCGACTTCTGGATGGCCGTGATGTTCGGCATCGCCGCCGCGTACGGCGCGTCGTTGTGGGACTCCTTGAAGTGCAGGACGATCGTCTTGGCGTCCGGAGTGCCGATGACGTCGTCACCGAGCTCCTTGCCGTCGTACGGGCCCTCGTAGGTCTTGCGGTAGTCCGCGCCCGACAGCCACTCCTGGATGAAGGTCGGGCCCTGGTCCTGGTAGGTCGCGTACAGGCGCTCGATGCCGTACTTGACGTCCTTCGAGGTGATCGGCGAGCCGTCCTCGAACTTCAGGTTGTCCTTGAGGGTCCAGGTCCAGGTCTTGCCCTCGTCGGAGGACTTGCCGGTGTCGGTCGCCAGGTCACCGACCAGGATGGTCTTGCCGGTGGCCGGGTCGATCTTGTAACCGGTCAGGCTGCGGCTGTAGAGCTGCGCCAGGGCCTGGTACTCGTTGACGTAGATCTGCCCGGGGTCCAGGTGGTCGAAGCCGGCGGCCTCGATGCCGTAGGCAACGCCACCGGTCTTGGCGCCCTTGACCTCCGGGGCCGGACCGGTCGAGTCGGCGAGGGTGCCCAGACCGAAGTTCTGCACCTCGGACTTGGCGCCGCCCTTGGTGCCGCCGTCGCCGGACTTGCTGCCGCTGCCGCTGGAGCAGCCGGTCAGGGCCAGGGCGCTGATGGCCAGCATCGCGGGCACGTACGCTGCCTTGCGAAGTCTCATGGATTCCTACCTGTCACTGGACATGTGATGTCTGGTCAGCGCGGACCGCCTGGGCCGCCGGGACTGCCGGACTGGGGGTTGCGGGTCTTGCGGGTACTACGTGTGCAGGGGTGCAGGGTGGTGCGGTGTTACGCGATGGTCTTCGGGTCGAGAGCGTCCCGGACCGCGTCCCCGAGCAGGTTGAACGCGAGGACGAAGATCGTCAGCGTGAGGCCCGGGAAGAGCAGGTAGGTCAGATCCGTGTCGTAGTACTGCGCCGCGTCCGAGAACATCCGACCGAGGTCCGGAGTCGGGCTCACCATGCCCACGCCGAGGAAGGACAGGCCCGCCTCGGTGGTGACCATGGCCGGCAGCAGGAGCGTGGTCTGAACCAGGATGGTGGTGGAGAGGTTGGGCAGCAG from Kitasatospora terrestris includes the following:
- a CDS encoding ABC transporter substrate-binding protein, yielding MRLRKAAYVPAMLAISALALTGCSSGSGSKSGDGGTKGGAKSEVQNFGLGTLADSTGPAPEVKGAKTGGVAYGIEAAGFDHLDPGQIYVNEYQALAQLYSRSLTGYKIDPATGKTILVGDLATDTGKSSDEGKTWTWTLKDNLKFEDGSPITSKDVKYGIERLYATYQDQGPTFIQEWLSGADYRKTYEGPYDGKELGDDVIGTPDAKTIVLHFKESHNDAPYAAAMPNITAIQKSKDTKEKYDVKPDSIGPYKIESHEPDKSLKLVKNPNWDPKSDPIRHQFVDSWEFELGITNPALTTRLMAGNGNDKNALTLVQNADAPNIAKISADASYKDRLINKFQPFVDTFDINNTRVTDPKVRKALALAFPRAQVQKLLGGAATGDMATNLISPTVSGWKDTDPLGLKAKPEGDPEAAKALLKEAGKEGYPIVLAYANTPRWQPISAAVQEALNSAGFKVERKELDPTTYYSVIGKKDNPYDLYRTGWGADWPVGATVIPPTLDGRKIADGSPNYSHYNSDATNAEIDRILKISDAKQANEEWMKLADKILADVPKIPTTYGKFYQVYGAGLGGVAYNEVIGATDVNSVFVK